A stretch of Colletotrichum lupini chromosome 2, complete sequence DNA encodes these proteins:
- a CDS encoding smr domain-containing protein, with protein MSIPMNRLGGRAFSHADNDDDDTEREYDRLRDLAREEANKRNQAFERSQQAYQSGDGAAAKELSNEGKRHAQKMEDYNRQASEFIFRENNAAGRVTGSCVDLHGQYVEEAERILEERIRADRARGQEHLHAIVGKGNHSTGHVQKLKPRIEAICREMGLKYSTEENAGRIYINLQGGDATMPPPPHTGGGQQHHGGGQQQHHGGQNQQHGGQTHGGQQQHHGGQNQQQNQDETGDLVVKILKKLEKACCIVM; from the exons ATGTCTATCCCTATGAACCGCCTGGGCGGCCGCG CCTTCAGCCACGCCgacaacgacgacgacgatacgGAGCGCGAGTACGATCGCCTCCGTGACCTCGCCCGCGAGGAAGCCAACAAACGCAATCAGGCCTTTGAGCGC TCTCAACAAGCCTACCAGTCGGGCGATGGCGCGGCCGCCAAGGAGCTCTCGAACGAGGGCAAGCGCCACGCGCAAAAGATGGAGGACTACAACCGCCAGGCGTCCGAATTTATCTTCCGGGAGAACAACGCCGCCGGCCGTGTGACGGGCAGCTGCGTCGACCTGCACGGGCAGTACGTCGAGGAGGCGGAGCGCATCCTCGAGGAGCGCATCCGCGCCGACCGGGCGCGGGGCCAGGAACACTTGCACGCCATCGTCGGCAAGGGAAACCACTCGACGGGCCACGTGCAGAAGTTGAAGCCGAGGATCGAGGCCATTTGCCGCGAGATGGGACTCAAGTACTCGACCGAGGAGAACGCCGGCCGGATCTACATCAACCTCCAGGGCGGGGATGCAacgatgccgccgccgcctcacACTGGTGGTGGACAGCAACACCACGGAGGCGGCCAGCAACAGCACCATGGCGGTCAGAACCAGCAGCACGGCGGGCAGACCCACGGTGGACAACAGCAGCACCACGGCGGCCAGAACCAGCAGCAAAACCAGGACGAGACTGGCGACTTGGTCGTCAAGATTCTCAAGAAGCTGGAGAAGGCTTGCTGTATCGTCATGTAA
- a CDS encoding Tim10/DDP family zinc finger, translating into MDALTKTEEAQLQQRLQKRQVKEFMNLFGNLVDHCFTSCIDDFTSKSLSSRETGCITRCIQKQMFSQQRLSERFQEHNAQMTAQMQGQ; encoded by the exons ATGGACGC CCTTACCAAGACCGAGGAGGCCCAGCTCCAGCAGAGACTTCAGAAGCGCCAGGTCAAGGAGTTCATGAAC CTCTTTGGCAACCTCGTCGACCACTGCTTCACCTCGTGCATCGACGACTTCACCTCAAAGTCCCTCTCCTCCCGCGAGACCGGCTGCATCACCCGCTGCATCCAGAAGCAGATGTTCTCCCAGCAGCGCCTCAGCGAGCGCTTCCAGGAGCACAACGCCCAGATGACGGCCCAGATGCAGGGACAGTAA
- a CDS encoding indole-3-glycerol phosphate synthase encodes MPSLDIIDHSPQHPDPSPPIPTASNLILIDNYDSFTWNVYQYLILEGANVTVFRNDKITLAELIDKKPTQLIISPGPGHPTTDSGVSREAIKHFSGEIPIFGVCMGQQCIFDVYGGEVGSAGEWLHGKTSPLTHDAKGVYAGLRQGLPVTRYHSLAGTRVTLPDCLEVTSWVATEDGSPGIIQGVRHKEYTIEGVQFHPESILTAEGRTMLRNFLQLQGGTWEENSRLQKGSATNGASAKTTSSAPAASKKNNILQQIYAHRKAAVAAQKLIPSQRPADLQAAYDLNAAPPQVSFIERLRQTPFDVSLMAEIKRASPSKGIFDININAPTQAKKYALAGASVISVLTEPEWFKGSIEDLRAVRQVLDGMPNRPAILRKEFIFEEYQILEARLAGADTVLLIVKMLETELLERLYKYSLSLGMEPLVEVQTAEEMTTALKLGSKAIGVNNRNLESFEVDMNTTRRLRSMVPENTIICALSGINSHQDVILCKNDGVNAVLVGEAIVRAPDTTKFIRELCSGTDAEPEPVKTQPLFVKICGTRTPEAALEAVKAGADFVGICLVPGAKRCISDETASAISEAVHTFVPTATRTTTSIPTKSATDYYAASVARLSSSRPLLAGIFQNQPLDEILEKQKRFNLDIVQLHGNEPVEWANLIPVPVIRAFKPSNVGIGKRGYHTIPLLDSGAGSGKLLDVSSVKDILAKDQELQVILAGGLNPDNVLEAVKAVGEFGDRIVGVDVSSGVEEDGKQSLEKIRTFVKNAKSFR; translated from the coding sequence ATGCCGTCCTTAGATATCATCGATCACTCACCCCAGCATCCGGACCCTTCGCCACCAATTCCCACGGCATCCAACTTGATCTTGATCGACAACTACGATTCCTTCACCTGGAATGTCTACCAATACCTCATTCTCGAAGGCGCGAATGTGACGGTCTTCAGAAATGACAAGATCACGCTGGCAGAGCTGATTGACAAGAAGCCAACTCAGTTGATCATCAGTCCTGGGCCTGGACACCCCACCACGGATTCCGGAGTCAGTCGAGAGGCAATCAAGCACTTCTCTGGCGAGATTCCCATATTTGGTGTCTGTATGGGTCAGCAGTGCATCTTTGACGTCTATGGTGGAGAGGTCGGATCCGCAGGGGAGTGGCTTCACGGCAAGACATCCCCTTTGACACACGACGCCAAGGGTGTCTATGCTGGTCTGCGCCAAGGCCTTCCAGTTACCCGTTATCACTCTCTAGCCGGTACACGCGTGACACTTCCGGATTGTTTGGAGGTCACTTCTTGGGTTGCGACAGAGGACGGATCCCCCGGTATCATTCAAGGCGTGCGACACAAGGAGTACACCATTGAGGGTGTTCAGTTCCATCCCGAGAGCATTCTCACCGCAGAGGGCCGTACTATGCTGCGAAACTTTTTGCAACTTCAAGGTGGCACTTGGGAAGAGAACAGCCGGCTCCAGAAGGGCTCCGCGACCAACGGCGCCTCTGCCAAGACGACGTCATCTGCGCCGGCTGCAAGCAAGAAGAACAACATCTTGCAGCAAATCTATGCCCACCGAAAGGCTGCTGTTGCAGCTCAGAAGCTTATTCCCTCGCAAAGACCTGCAGATCTACAAGCTGCGTATGATCTCAATGCCGCTCCGCCTCAAGTCTCCTTCATTGAACGCCTTCGCCAGACCCCCTTCGATGTGTCCCTCATGGCGGAGATCAAGCGAGCCTCGCCCTCAAAGGGCATTTTCGATATCAATATCAATGCCCCGACTCAGGCGAAGAAATATGCCCTTGCAGGTGCCAGCGTCATATCCGTGCTGACTGAGCCTGAGTGGTTCAAGGGCAGCATCGAGGATCTGAGGGCTGTTAGACAAGTTCTGGACGGTATGCCCAACAGACCAGCGATCCTCCGCAAAGAGTTCATCTTTGAGGAATACCAGATTCTTGAGGCCAGACTTGCGGGCGCCGATACGGTCTTGCTTATTGTCAAGATGCTGGAGACGGAACTGCTGGAGAGGCTGTACAAGTATTCTCTTTCCCTGGGAATGGAGCCGCTGGTTGAGGTTCAGACAGCCGAGGAGATGACGACAGCCTTGAAACTTGGATCCAAGGCAATTGGCGTCAACAACCGCAACTTGGAGAGCTTCGAAGTCGACATGAACACAACAAGGAGATTGAGAAGCATGGTCCCAGAAAATACCATCATCTGCGCCCTGAGTGGTATCAACAGTCACCAGGATGTCATTCTTTGCAAGAACGATGGAGTCAATGCTGTTCTCGTGGGGGAGGCCATTGTCAGAGCGCCGGACACAACCAAGTTCATCAGAGAACTCTGTTCTGGTACAGACGCTGAGCCTGAACCGGTCAAGACCCAACCCCTTTTTGTCAAGATTTGCGGAACAAGAACTCCCGAGGCTGCCCTTGAGGCTGTCAAGGCAGGTGCGGACTTTGTCGGAATTTGCTTAGTTCCAGGTGCGAAGCGTTGCATATCTGATGAGACTGCTTCCGCCATCTCAGAAGCGGTACACACCTTCGTACCTACCGCCACACGTACAACAACGAGCATCCCTACAAAATCTGCTACAGATTACTACGCTGCGTCTGTCGCCAGACTATCGAGCTCGCGTCCGCTCCTCGCAGGTATCTTCCAGAACCAGCCACTAGACGAGATTCTCGAGAAGCAGAAGCGTTTCAACCTGGACATTGTCCAGCTTCACGGCAATGAGCCGGTTGAGTGGGCCAACCTGATCCCCGTACCTGTTATTCGGGCTTTCAAGCCGAGCAACGTTGGCATCGGGAAGCGAGGCTACCACACCATTCCTCTGCTCGATTCGGGAGCTGGCTCAGGCAAGCTCCTTGACGTCTCCAGTGTCAAGGATATCTTGGCAAAGGATCAGGAGCTGCAAGTCATTCTTGCTGGCGGTCTCAACCCCGACAACGTGCTCGAGGCAGTCAAGGCTGTTGGGGAGTTTGGTGACCGTATCGTAGGTGTTGATGTGAGCAGCGGAGTGGAGGAGGATGGCAAGCAGAGCTTGGAGAAGATTAGAACGTTTGTCAAGAATGCGAAGAGCTTTAGATAG
- a CDS encoding eukaryotic peptide chain release factor subunit 1, whose protein sequence is MSDPQANEAEKNIEIWKVKKLIKRLEAARGNGTSMISLIIPPKDQISRAAKMLAEEYGTASNIKSRVNRQSVLSAITSTQQRLKLYNKVPPNGLVVYCGEILTQEGKERKVNIDFEPFKPINTSLYLCDNKFHTEALAELLESDQKFGFIIMDGNGALFGTLSGNTREVVHKFSVDLPKKHGRGGQSALRFARLREEKRHNYVRKVAELAVQNFITNDKPNVAGLILAGSADFKTDLNASDLFDNRLATKVIKVVDVSYGGENGFNQAIELSSETLGNVKFIQEKKLIGKYFEEISQDTGRVCYGIEDTLKALELGAVEVLIVFENLEITRWKLKDSQGTEHLLHTTKQQETGDRAIFMDKETGQEMEVVTQESFLEWIAEHYKDFGTNLEFVSDRSTEGNQFVKGFGGIGGILRYKVNFEQLAEVDDDDDYYDASQPAPAPKPNVAHQLLADRSPMSPAHLTHQVARPSPLRQRTLKSAANANFNMRPLLLNTLRRGFATQNASSSVEAGIAHVLHTSKEIPDHLSPTPSHLLNLLFADIFTSSADYPPKYPPSSGPASPLPQGHHLAYFPLQSPPSWLMPDGTDPDHCPGAPFTRRLWAGGEVRFREGWEDVLRLDGRRVGCVESVEDVRAEKGRVWVELWRRYGASSAAGRGESGPAVEERRTLAFLPDVDVSGPARRSLKAPHKPTASLTLTPTQNLLTNFSALTYNAHAIHLDPAWAAQEGHPATLVHGPLSLALVLAFLNRQGKGQSVRWYGYRNLAPLYCGREMTLCLREKEASEGERKWDVWIEGDDGGMAVKGTATTVDGV, encoded by the exons ATGTCGGACCCCCAGGCGAACGAGGCCGAGAAGAAC ATCGAGATATGGAAGGTCAAGAAGCTGATCAAGCGCCTCGAGGCCGCTCGTGGTAACGGCACTTCCATGATCTCGCTCATCATTC CTCCCAAGGATCAGATTTCCCGAGCCGCCAAGATGTTGGCTGAAGAATAC GGAACCGCGTCAAACATCAAGTCCAGAGTCAACAGACAGTCCGTGCTTTCAGCCATTACCTCGACCCAGCAGCGTCTCAAGCTGTACAATAAGGTCCCTCCCAACGGCTTGGTTGTCTACTGTGGTGAAATCTTGACCCAGGAAGGCAAGGAGAGAAAGGTCAACATCGACTTTGAGCCTTTCAAGCCCATCAACACCTCCCTTTACCTCTGTGACAACAAGTTCCACACAGAGGCTTTGGCCGAGCTTCTCGAGTCGGATCAGAAGTTTGGTTTCATTATTATGGACGGTAACGGAGCCCTTTTCGGAACCCTTTCCGGAAACACCAGAGAAGTTGTTCACAAGTTCTCTGTCGATCTTCCCAAGAAGCACGGTCGTGGTGGTCAATCCGCTCTTCGTTTCGCCCGTCTTCGTGAGGAGAAGCGTCACAACTATGTCCGCAAGGTTGCCGAGTTGGCCGTCCAGAACTTCATTACCAATGACAAGCCCAACGTCGCTGGTCTGATTTTGGCTGGTTCTGCCGATTTCAAGACTGATCTCAACGCCTCCGACCTGTTCGATAACCGTCTGGCCACCAAGGTCATCAAGGTTGTTGACGTTTCCTATGGTGGTGAGAACGGTTTCAACCAGGCTATCGAGCTTTCTTCCGAGACCCTCGGCAACGTCAAGTTCATCCAGGAGAAGAAGCTCATCGGAAAGTACTTCGAGGAGATCAGCCAGGACACCGGTCGTGTCTGCTACGGTATTGAGGATACCCTCAAGGCTCTGGAGTTGGGCGCTGTGGAGGTTCTGATCGTCTTCGAGAACTTGGAGATCACCCGCTGGAAGCTCAAGGACAGCCAGGGCACCGAGCACCTGCTGCACACTACAAAGCAGCAGGAAACCGGTGACCGTGCCATTTTCATGGACAAGGAGACTGGCCAGGAGATGGAAGTCGTTACCCAAGAATCCTTCCTTGAGTGGATTGCAGAGCACTACAAGGACTTCGGTACCAACCTCGAGTTCGTCTCTGACCGTTCCACCGAGGGCAACCAGTTCGTCAAGGGCTTTGGTGGTATCGGTGGCATTCTCCGCTACAAGGTGAACTTCGAGCAGTTGGCTGAGGTtgatgacgacgatgacTACTACGACG CGTCGCAGCCCGCGCCCGCGCCCAAGCCGAACGTCGCCCATCAGCTCCTTGCAGACAGGAGCCCGATGAGCCCGGCTCACCTCACCCACCAAGTGGCGCGCCCGAGCCCGCTTCG ACAGAGGACACTCAAGAGCG CCGCCAATGCCAACTTCAACATGAGGCCTCTGCTCCTCAACACCCTTCGTCGGGGATTCGCAACTCAGAATGCATCCTCATCGGTAGAGGCAGGAATCGCCCACGTTCTGCACACCAGCAAGGAGATCCCAGACCACCTCTCCCCGACGCCCTCCCATCTCCTTAACCTCCTGTTCGCTGACATCTTCACCTCGTCCGCCGACTATCCACCAAAGTACCCACCATCCTCCGGGCCTGCGAGTCCGTTGCCGCAAGGCCACCACCTGGCCTATTTCCCCCTCCAATCGCCGCCCTCATGGCTGATGCCGGACGGCACTGACCCAGACCATTGCCCCGGGGCGCCCTTTACGCGCCGGCTCTGGGCGGGCGGCGAGGTCCGGTTCCGAGAGGGCTGGGAGGATGTGCTTCGTCTGGATGGGCGCCGGGTCGGCTGTGTCGAGAGCGTGGAGGATGTGAGGGCCGAGAAGGGCCGGGTGTGGGTCGAGTTGTGGCGGCGGTATGGGGCATCTTCTGCTGCTGGTCGTGGCGAGAGCGGACCGGCGGTTGAGGAGAGGAGGACGTTGGCTTTCCTTCCTGATGTTGATGTTTCTGGTCCGGCGCGGCGGAGTTTGAAAG CGCCGCATAAGCCGACAGCGTCTCTCACTCTGACGCCGACGCAGAACCTCCTCACCAATTTCAGCGCGCTGACGTACAACGCGCACGCGATCCATCTGGACCCGGCGTGGGCTGCGCAAGAGGGCCATCCCGCGACGCTGGTCCACGGGCCTCTGTCGCTGGCTCTGGTGCTCGCGTTCTTGAACAGGCAGGGCAAAGGGCAGAGCGTGCGCTGGTACGGGTACCGGAACCTGGCGCCGCTGTACTGCGGTCGGGAGATGACGCTTTGCCTGCGAGAGAAGGAGGCGAGTGAAGGGGAGAGGAAGTGGGATGTTTGGATTGAGGGTGATGATGGAGGGATGGCGGTCAAGGGGACTGCTACGACCGTCGATGGCGTGTGA
- a CDS encoding pfkB family carbohydrate kinase, producing MRAPAYWTILGQNFTRRTLKSKCFERNDALREERPSPTPAKVPMTLIAGPHQGTKDSGVLSIRKCSHERKAGDSEGNEETSSSRMRDSARHDGVEDIVNLASVGHNETFRSLWVRFCGDHFIFPSRGGLERKSHAPLQFPKFEPSCLLTEFDDSTSPRRQHLALRTPEDCQDGSRCKSLFYPTLDSLFAERYWRIIDLLLIRNQRRGRGSIFTANTRLNKAPAKFRNLDYAERHGYLRGIVKDIIHDPGRGAPLAQVVFRDPYKFKQHTETFIANEGMYTGQFIYAGKKAALTVGNVLPLGSMPEGTVVSNVETKIGDRGTLGRTSGNYITIVGHNPDEGKTRIKLPSGAKKVVHSEARGMIGIVAGGGRTDKPLLKASRAKHKFAVKRGANWPRTRGVAMNPVDHPHGGGNHQHIGKASTISRYAVQGQKAGLIAARRTGLLRGTQKTPGVCVDDEQKTGFGTANGVRRKVAFGSFLLSPATICSCGFLFQLIDSEFYIEELLLSRDISSFGEWPDDTMAPKTKTALSRSDSVLRNLTLHNSSTEPPKSRETYTRVLHISHSRAIMFACQRVTASRCLTQRCTSTNSLNATVKRTFATRPRPRPTIPAAPVLSSPSAATTPSARAPAHTPPSRQAPGQSSRPAVQARFFSDHPTSSDRSSNPTIGIPSSKTGRRNTKIKIFESSHNLHHFHTSSIHPRTPQLNKMASQDFRLLCIENPLLDIQAVGDKALLEKYGLKENDAILAEEKHLGIYEDLLNNYDAKLIAGGAAQNTARGAQYILPPNSVVYLGGVGDDKYASILQDAVKTAGLRVEYRVDPKIATGRCGVVITGHNRSMCTELGAANHYDLEHLTRPDVWKLVENAQAYYIGGYHFTVCPAAIQKLAEEAAKNNKVFAVSLSAPFICQFFKDPLDASAPYWDYVIGNETEAAAYAEAHSLGTTDLKEIAKALANLPKENKQRKRVAIITQGTEPTLVAVQGEDSVKEYPVKPISKEQINDTNGAGDAFAGGLMAGIVDGKSLDQSIDMGQWLAKLSIQELGPSYPFPKQAYSALALRGSKGKRFQQRRWLLRELSNEWQSHFASTCNLGSTPFTTLSPWVMRYLTRVHFPVVSVVSCPVKSVQNSSMSQYNSIVRSIHVAETFSK from the exons ATGCGTGCTCCCGCATATTGGACCATACTCGGCCAAAATTTTACGCGAAGAACCCTCAAGAGTAAATGCTTCGAACGCAACGATGCACTTCGCGAGGAACGGCCTTCGCCGACTCCGGCGAAGGTTCCGATGACGTTGATCGCTGGACCACACCAAGGCACCAAAGACTCCGGGGTCCTT AGCATTAGAAAATGCAGCCACGAGAGAAAAGCAGGAGACAGCGAAGGGAATGAGGAAACCTCATCGAGCAGAA TGAGAGACAGTGCACGGCATGACGGCGTTGAGGATATCGTGAACTTGGCTTCAGTAGGCCATAATGAGACGTTCCGAAG CTTATGGGTCCGATTCTGTGGAGACCACTTCATCTTCCCGTCC CGAGGAGGGCTGGAGAGGAAGTCCCACGCACCACTGCAGTTTCCGAAATTTGAGCCATCCTGCTTGTTGACGGAATTTGACGATTCAACCTCACCACGACGACAACACCTAGCCCTCCGAACGCCAGAGGACTGCCAAGATGGGTCGCGTTGTAAGTCATTGTTCTATCCAACACTCGATTCTTTATTTGCGGAACGATATTGGCGCATTATCGACTTGCTGCTC ATCCGTAACCAGAGAAGAGGTCGTGGCTCTATCTTCACGGCCAACACCCGCCTGAACAAG GCCCCCGCGAAGTTCCGCAACCTCGACTATGCCGAGAGACACGGATACCTCCGTGGTATCGTGAAGGACATCATCCACGACCCCGGCCGTGGCGCTCCTCTCGCCCAGGTCGTCTTCCGCGACCCCTACAAGTTCAAGCAGCACACCGAGACCTTCATCGCCAACGAGGGCATGTACACCGGCCAGTTCATCTACGCCGGCAAGAAGGCCGCCCTTACCGTCGGCAACGTCCTTCCCCTCGGCTCCATGCCTGAGGGTACCGTCGTCTCCAACGTCGAGACCAAGATCGGTGACCGTGGCACTCTCGGCCGCACTTCCGGCAACTACATCACCATTGTCGGCCACAACCCCGATGAGGGCAAGACCCGCATCAAGCTTCCCTCCGGCGCCAAGAAGGTCGTCCACTCCGAGGCCCGTGGCATGATCGGCATTGTTGCCGGTGGTGGCCGTACCGACAAGCCCCTCCTGA AGGCTTCCCGCGCCAAGCACAAATTCGCTGTCAAGCGTGGTGCCAACTGGCCCAGAACTCGTGGTGTTGCCATGAACCCCGTCGACCATCCCCACGGTGGTGGTAACCACCAGCATATCGGTAAGGCCTCGACCATCTCCCGCTACGCCGTCCAGGGACAAAAGGCCGGTCTTATTGCTGCGAGACGGACGGGTCTGCTCCGTGGTACCCAGAAG ACGCCGGGAGTTTGTGTGGATGACGAACAAAAAACGGGGTTTGGGACAGCAAATGGAGTGAGGAGGAAAGTGGCCTTTGGATCTTTCCTCCTAAGCCCAGCTACCATATGTAGTTGCGGTTTCCTCTTTCAATTGATCGATTCGGAATTTTATATTGAGGAGCTGCTCCTGTCTCGTGACATTTCTTCATTCGGCGAGTGGCCTGATGATACGATGGCCCCAAAAACAAAAACGGCGCTTTCCCGCTCTGACTCGGTTCTACGAAACCTGACTCTTCATAATTCCTCGACAGAACCGCCAAAATCACGGGAAACCTACACTCG TGTACTCCACATCAGTCACTCGCGCGCAATAATGTTCGCTTGCCAGAGAGTCACCGCCTCGAGGTGTCTCACCCAACGCTGCACGTCCACCAATTCTCTCAATGCAACAGTAAAGAGAACCTTTGCTActcgccctcgccctcgccccACCATCCCTGCTGCCCCTGTCCTCTCATCACCATCCGCAGCGACAACACCCTCAGCCCGAGCTCCTGCCCACACCCCTCCAAGTCGACAGGCTCCCGGTCAGAGTTCTCGCCCTGCTGTGCAAGCACGTTTCTTCTCTGACCACCCTACCTCCTCCGACAGGTCCAGCAACCCCACCATCGGCATCCCCTCATCCAAAACTGGCCGACGGAACACCAAAATCAAAATCTTTGAAAGCTCCCACAACCTCCATCACTTCCACACCTCATCCATACATCCCAGAACACCTCAATTGAACAAAATGGCATCCCAGGATTTCCGTCTTCTCTGCATTGAGAACCCTCTGCTTG ACATCCAAGCAGTTGGTGATAAGGCTCTCCtcgaaaagtacggcctcaAGGAGAACGATGCCATCCTCGCTGAGGAGAAGCACCTCGGCATCTACGAGGACCTCCTCAACAACTACGACGCCAAGCTGATTGCCGGCGGCGCCGCCCAGAACACCGCTCGCGGTGCCCAGTACATCCTCCCCCCCAACTCCGTCGTCTACCTCGGTGGTGTCGGTGACGACAAGTACGCCTCCATCCTCCAGGATGCCGTCAAGACCGCCGGTCTCCGCGTTGAGTACCGTGTCGACCCCAAGATTGCCACCGGCCGCTGCGGTGTTGTCATCACCGGCCACAACCGCTCCATGTGCACCGAGCTCGGCGCCGCCAACCACTACGACCTTGAGCACTTGACCCGTCCCGACGTCTGGAAGCTCGTCGAGAACGCCCAGGCCTACTACATTGGAGGCTACCACTTCACCGTCTGCCCCGCCGCCATCCAGAAGCTCGCCGAGGAGGCCGCCAAGAACAACAAGGTCTTCGCCGTCAGCTTGTCCGCCCCCTTCATCTGCCAGTTCTTCAAGGACCCCCTCGATGCCAGCGCCCCGTACTGGGACTACGTTATCGGCAACGAGACCGAGGCAGCCGCCTACGCCGAAGCCCACAGCCTCGGCACCACCGACCTCAAGGAGATCGCCAAGGCCCTCGCCAACCTCCCCAAGGAGAACAAGCAGCGCAAGCGTGTCGCCATCATCACCCAGGGCACCGAGCCCACTCTCGTTGCCGTTCAGGGTGAGGACAGCGTCAAGGAGTACCCCGTCAAGCCCATCTCCAAGGAGCAGATCAACGACACCAACGGAGCTGGTGATGCCTTTGCTGGCGGTCTGATGGCCGGCATTGTCGATGGCAAGTCCCTCGACCAGTCCATCGACATGGGCCAGTGGCTGGCTAAGCTCAGCATCCAGGAGCTTGGACCTTC CTACCCCTTCCCCAAGCAGGCTTATTCCGC TCTGGCGTTGAGGGGGTCAAAGGGAAAACGGTTTCAACAACGGCGTTGGCTCCTGAGAGAGCTTTCAAATGAGTGGCAATCGCACTTTGCATCAACTTGCAATCTGGGCTCGACACCTTTTACGACCTTGAGCCCATGGGTCATGAGATATTTG ACCAGAGTCCACTTCCCCGTCGTATCCGTCGTATCGTGTCCAGTGAAATCCGTCCAAAACAGTAGTATGAGCCAGTATAATTCAATCGTGCGATCGATTCATGTCGCTGAAACTTT TAGCAAATAA